A genomic stretch from uncultured Pseudodesulfovibrio sp. includes:
- a CDS encoding extracellular solute-binding protein translates to MKGFAKLLVVFAAVLLLGAPQVSQAKDLTGDLEIFSWWAGDEGPALAALIEIYKKQNPNVNVINATVTGGSGVNAKAVLKTRMLGGEPPDSFQVHAGQELIGTWVKADRMEDLTPLFQEQGWMNVFPEGLIKLIGTDKGIWSVPVNIHRSNVMWYVPANLKKWGIEAPKTWDEFFAAAEKLKAAGVTPLALAQNWTANHLWESVALASLGADNWDALWSGKLAFDSPEGIKAWELFGRVLEYTNADASSLSWQQATDMVIDGRAAFNIMGDWAAGYMTTTKKLVPGEGYGWLASPGTGGEFMFLADSFGLPKGSPHRDNAVAWLKVLGSQEGSDAFNPLKGSISARTDSDLSKYNDYLKSASADFGKDRVVGSLAHGVAANETFMGGFASVMEMFLKSKNATAAGKACQQLAKKAGI, encoded by the coding sequence ATGAAGGGTTTTGCTAAATTGCTCGTCGTTTTTGCCGCTGTCCTGCTGCTTGGTGCACCGCAGGTTTCGCAGGCAAAGGATTTGACCGGCGACCTGGAGATCTTTTCCTGGTGGGCTGGTGATGAAGGTCCGGCTCTGGCCGCTCTGATCGAAATTTACAAAAAACAGAATCCCAACGTGAACGTGATCAATGCTACGGTCACAGGTGGTTCCGGCGTTAACGCCAAGGCCGTTCTCAAGACCCGTATGCTCGGTGGTGAGCCGCCGGATTCCTTCCAGGTTCACGCCGGTCAGGAACTGATCGGTACCTGGGTCAAGGCTGACCGTATGGAAGACCTTACTCCGTTGTTCCAGGAACAGGGCTGGATGAACGTTTTCCCCGAAGGTCTGATCAAGCTGATCGGCACCGACAAAGGCATCTGGTCCGTACCGGTCAACATCCATCGCTCCAACGTGATGTGGTATGTTCCTGCCAATCTGAAGAAGTGGGGCATCGAAGCTCCCAAGACTTGGGATGAATTCTTTGCCGCAGCCGAGAAGTTGAAGGCCGCAGGCGTGACGCCTCTTGCCCTCGCTCAGAACTGGACTGCCAACCACCTGTGGGAATCCGTCGCTCTGGCCTCTTTGGGCGCAGACAACTGGGACGCTCTGTGGTCCGGCAAGCTCGCTTTCGATTCTCCTGAAGGCATCAAGGCATGGGAACTGTTTGGTCGCGTTCTCGAATACACCAATGCCGACGCCTCCTCTCTGTCCTGGCAGCAGGCAACCGACATGGTCATTGATGGCCGTGCTGCTTTCAACATCATGGGTGACTGGGCTGCCGGTTACATGACCACCACCAAGAAATTGGTTCCGGGCGAGGGCTACGGCTGGTTGGCTTCTCCCGGTACCGGCGGCGAATTCATGTTCCTGGCTGACTCCTTTGGTCTGCCCAAGGGTTCCCCTCACCGTGACAACGCCGTTGCATGGCTCAAGGTTCTTGGTTCTCAGGAAGGCAGTGATGCATTCAACCCGCTCAAGGGTTCCATCTCCGCCCGTACCGACTCCGATCTGAGCAAGTACAACGACTACCTCAAGTCCGCTTCTGCTGATTTCGGCAAGGACCGGGTGGTTGGTTCTCTGGCTCACGGCGTGGCCGCAAATGAGACCTTCATGGGCGGATTCGCTTCTGTCATGGAGATGTTCCTCAAGTCAAAGAATGCTACCGCCGCGGGTAAGGCTTGTCAGCAGCTCGCCAAAAAGGCTGGCATTTAA
- the ugpC gene encoding sn-glycerol-3-phosphate ABC transporter ATP-binding protein UgpC — MAHVELKKVVKRYGDVEVVHGIDLDIKDNEFIVLVGPSGCGKSTVLRMIAGLEAISDGEVFIGDRMVNQVSPKDRNVAMVFQNYALYPHMSVRENMGFSLKMRNMSKADIEAKVNEAAHILELGPYLDRKPSELSGGQRQRVAMGRAMVRKPDVFLFDEPLSNLDAQLRTQMRMELRKMHLRMATTTIYVTHDQIEAMTLADRIVILKDGDIQQIGTPIEVFEDPDNVFVAQFIGNPPMNILSGTFRVEQGKRHVVVGSSTFPVVDGKAEYLEDGTPVKVGLRPDSIKMGDSIEKLPKEWLCQGEVVVSEILGGQSHLEIVIDGENELLAEVEGRVVAHPGEVVPIGFEFDRMVLFDPETTNALR, encoded by the coding sequence ATGGCACATGTTGAGTTGAAGAAAGTGGTCAAACGGTACGGCGACGTGGAAGTGGTTCACGGCATCGACCTGGATATCAAGGATAACGAGTTCATAGTCCTCGTCGGCCCATCCGGTTGTGGTAAATCCACCGTGTTGCGCATGATTGCCGGGCTGGAAGCCATATCCGACGGTGAAGTCTTTATTGGCGATCGCATGGTCAATCAGGTGTCACCCAAGGACCGGAACGTGGCTATGGTCTTTCAGAACTATGCCTTGTATCCGCACATGTCTGTGCGAGAAAATATGGGGTTTTCCCTGAAGATGCGCAACATGTCCAAAGCGGACATCGAAGCCAAAGTCAACGAGGCCGCTCATATACTTGAGCTTGGTCCTTACCTTGACCGCAAGCCGTCAGAGCTTTCCGGCGGTCAGCGTCAACGTGTTGCCATGGGGCGTGCCATGGTTCGCAAGCCCGATGTGTTTCTGTTTGATGAACCTCTTTCGAACCTTGACGCTCAACTCAGGACGCAGATGCGTATGGAGCTTCGCAAGATGCATCTGCGCATGGCTACCACAACGATCTATGTGACCCACGATCAGATTGAAGCCATGACATTGGCCGACCGTATTGTCATCTTGAAGGATGGGGACATCCAGCAGATCGGCACGCCGATCGAAGTCTTTGAAGATCCGGACAACGTCTTTGTGGCGCAGTTCATAGGCAATCCCCCCATGAATATCCTGTCTGGAACTTTTCGTGTCGAGCAGGGGAAACGCCATGTTGTCGTCGGCAGTTCCACTTTCCCCGTGGTTGATGGCAAGGCTGAATATCTGGAAGACGGGACTCCGGTGAAAGTCGGCTTACGTCCAGACTCCATCAAGATGGGCGACAGCATTGAAAAGCTTCCCAAGGAATGGCTGTGTCAGGGAGAGGTCGTGGTCTCCGAGATTCTCGGCGGTCAATCCCACCTTGAAATCGTTATTGACGGGGAGAATGAACTGCTTGCCGAAGTTGAAGGACGCGTTGTGGCTCATCCCGGCGAAGTGGTCCCCATAGGATTCGAGTTCGATCGCATGGTTCTTTTTGATCCGGAGACAACCAACGCACTTCGTTGA